From one Dermacentor variabilis isolate Ectoservices chromosome 3, ASM5094787v1, whole genome shotgun sequence genomic stretch:
- the LOC142574074 gene encoding uncharacterized protein LOC142574074, producing MIAVLCLFAALMGNGLASHFHTHGLLSPGYSVHGAPFAANPGGVPWTPTIHNVPTPFGLYFTGISYRHSWEAQPPRVHNAWGLSPYGLNYGYGLQTFGYPNLWK from the exons ATGATCGCC GTGTTGTGCCTCTTCGCCGCTCTGATGGGCAACGGCCTTGCCTCGCACTTCCACACGCACGGTCTCCTGTCACCCGGCTACTCCGTGCACGGAGCTCCCTTTGCTGCCAATCCCGGCGGTGTGCCCTGGACTCCCACCATCCACAACGTGCCCACCCCGTTCGGCCTCTACTTCACCGGGATCAGCTACAGGCACAGTTGGGAGGCTCAACCACCGCGCGTGCACAATGCGTGGGGTCTCTCTCCGTACGGTTTAAACTACGGCTACGGGCTACAGACCTTCGGCTATCCGAACCTGTGGAAGTAA